The Dehalobacter sp. DNA window TGATACTACCACGGTATCAGGTTTGTCAGATTTGTCCCAGAAAGCAAATAACCTGTAATGTGCTTGATTGAATAAAGTCCTGAATTCCCATGTTTCACCAGAAAGCTTCCTGAAGAGTGCTTTATCATTTATTACTTGCGATTTACGGACATTGTAAATGAT harbors:
- a CDS encoding type II toxin-antitoxin system RelE/ParE family toxin, which gives rise to MTERFKVRFLEEAAEFLDGLDGKAREKIIYNVRKSQVINDKALFRKLSGETWEFRTLFNQAHYRLFAFWDKSDKPDTVVVS